A section of the Telopea speciosissima isolate NSW1024214 ecotype Mountain lineage chromosome 3, Tspe_v1, whole genome shotgun sequence genome encodes:
- the LOC122654210 gene encoding uncharacterized protein LOC122654210 → MKLKHPSSSIRFLVYFISLLFLPSLVSSQTCKKSCGDQILRYPFGSSPGCGDPRFQNYITCDPNQHQLTLTTHTGCYSIDTIDYQNQILYVTDPTMSTCSSTQPSKGFGHDWNAPFTFHDDNIVALLDCSTTSSPLYSSNATTVALCDNQGASVCSILCSCPDISSLNLPIFTCCVYTPTDLGPAFEMDLQKLQCTSYTAIYSFNGQESNPERWKYGVALKYRFNVKNEYPSDCNNCEKSNGVCGYTGAYNSFICSCISGINTTTDCYFAASLSDDLRLIPRLMGTWVIFSLFASWVFL, encoded by the exons ATGAAGCTGAaacacccttcttcttccattaGATTCCTTGTCTActtcatctctctcctcttccttccctCCTTAGTTTCATCCCAAACCTGCAAGAAATCATGTGGAGACCAAATCCTTAGATACCCATTTGGCAGCAGCCCTGGCTGCGGCGACCCACGTTTCCAAAACTACATAACATGCGACCCAAACCAACACCAACTCACCTTAACCACCCACACCGGCTGCTACTCCATCGACACCATCGACtaccaaaatcaaattttataCGTCACTGACCCAACCATGTCCACCTGCTCCTCTACTCAACCCAGTAAAGGCTTTGGCCATGACTGGAACGCCCCCTTCACCTTCCACGACGACAACATTGTTGCTCTCCTCGACTGCTCCACCACTTCATCCCCTCTCTACAGCTCCAACGCCACTACTGTGGCTCTTTGTGATAACCAAGGCGCATCTGTGTGTAGTATCCTCTGTTCCTGCCCTGATATTAGCTCCCTCAATCTACCCATTTTCACTTGTTGTGTTTACACTCCTACGGATCTTGGCCCTGCATTTGAAATGGACCTGCAAAAGCTGCAATGCACTTCATACACAGCTATTTATAGCTTCAATGGCCAGGAATCCAATCCTGAGAGATGGAAGTATGGGGTAGCCCTTAAGTACCGATTTAATGTTAAAAATGAGTACCCAAGTGATTGTAACAATTGCGAGAAGAGTAATGGTGTGTGTGGCTATACTGGGGCATATAATTCATTCATCTGTAGCTGCATTAGTGGGATTAATACCACCACAGATTGCTACTTCGCTGCATCCTTGAGTGACGATTTGAGACTAATACCGCGGTTAATGG GGACTTGGGTGATCTTCTCTTTATTTGCTAGCTGGGTTTTCTTGTGA
- the LOC122654534 gene encoding hydroxyproline O-galactosyltransferase GALT6-like, with product MKRGKLVAFVSLSRQRSVQLLIGLGISYMLLVSVEIPVVFQGGVDSISADGSNGFLNDALHRPFRLDSEEETQVKEAPIRPSKIPFRVSQSTFQPSQTRNPQRRMREYKTISGLIFEDGTLNTHKDGLSGLQKSARDAWEVGKKLWEELESGNVQFDEMKKRENQSESCPHSISLTGPEFQSRGRIIELPCGLTLGSHITVVGRPLPAHAEYDPKISLTNGEDQSVMVSQFMMELQGLKIVDGEEPPRILHFNPRLKGDFSGRPVIEQNTCYRMQWGSAHRCDGWKSKADEETVDGQVKCEKWIRDDDNHSEESKAIWWLNRLIGRTKKVTVDWPYPFAEDKLFVLTLIAGLEGYHVSVDGRHITSFPYRTGFVLEDATGLSLNGDIDIRSIFAASMPTSHPSFDPKRLLEMSSKWQAPPLPEGPVEFFIGILSAGNHFAERMAVRKSWMQSKLIRSSKVVARFFVALNGRREINAELKKEAEFFGDIVIVPFMDSYDLVVLKTVAICEYGVRTVSANYIMKCDDDTFVRIDAVVKQAKKIPSNRSLYVGNINYYHKPLREGKWAVTYEEWPEEDYPPYANGPGYIVSSDIAHFVVSEFESRKLRLFKMEDVSMGMWVEQFNSSRPVEYIHSFGFCQFGCIDEYLTAHYQSPRQMICLWDKLQQQGRPQCCNMR from the exons ATGAAGAGAGGAAAGTTAGTTGCTTTCGTCTCTCTCAGTCGGCAGAGGTCAGTACAGTTACTGATCGGTTTGGGGATTTCGTATATGCTCTTGGTGAGTGTAGAAATTCCGGTTGTGTTTCAAGGTGGTGTCGACTCCATTTCGGCTGACGGTTCCAATGGTTTTCTCAACGATGCTTTGCATCGGCCATTCCGGCTTGATAGTGAAGAGGAGACGCAGGTCAAAGAAGCGCCGATTCGACCTTCTAAGATTCCTTTTAGGGTTTCGCAGAGTACTTTTCAGCCATCGCAGACGAGGAACCCCCAGAGACGGATGCGAGAATACAAGACCATTTCGGGCTTAATCTTCGAGGATGGTACTTTAAACACTCACAAAGATGGGTTATCGGGGCTTCAGAAGTCTGCTAGGGATGCTTGGGAAGTAGGGAAGAAGCTCTGGGAAGAGCTGGAGTCGGGGAATGTGCAGTTCGATGagatgaagaagagggagaatcaATCCGAGTCTTGCCCACATTCAATTTCGCTTACTGGGCCGGAATTTCAGAGCCGCGGTAGAATTATTGAACTCCCTTGCGGGCTAACTCTGGGATCACACATTACGGTGGTGGGGAGACCACTTCCGGCTCACGCTGAGTACGACCCGAAGATTTCTCTCACTAATGGAGAGGATCAGTCAGTTATGGTATCGCAGTTCATGATGGAGTTGCAGGGACTGAAGATTGTTGATGGGGAGGAACCTCCAAGGATTCTGCACTTCAATCCTAGGTTGAAGGGTGACTTTAGTGGGAGGCCGGTCATAGAACAGAATACTTGCTATAGGATGCAGTGGGGATCGGCGCATCGGTGCGACGGTTGGAAATCTAAGGCTGATGAAGAAACTG TTGATGGACAGGTCAAGTGTGAAAAATGGATTCGTGATGACGACAATCACTCCGAGGAGTCAAAGGCAATATGGTGGTTAAACCGGTTGATTGGCCGAACGAAGAAGGTTACTGTTGATTGGCCATACCCATTTGCTGAGGACAAGCTGTTTGTACTCACGCTTATTGCAGGATTGGAAGGTTATCATGTCAGTGTTGATGGAAGACATATTACCTCTTTCCCCTATCGCACT GGATTTGTTCTTGAGGATGCAACTGGACTATCGCTGAATGGGGACATTGATATCCGTTCCATATTTGCTGCTTCCAtgccaacatcgcatccaagtTTTGATCCAAAGAGGTTACTTGAGATGTCTAGTAAATGGCAAGCCCCACCTCTTCCTGAAGGGCCTGTAGAGTTTTTCATTGGTATCCTCTCTGCTGGCAACCATTTTGCTGAGCGTATGGCTGTTAGGAAATCCTGGATGCAGTCAAAACTGATCAGGTCATCAAAAGTGGTTGCCCGGTTCTTTGTGGCACTG AATGGTAGAAGAGAGATAAATGCAGAGCTAAAGAAAGAAGCGGAGTTCTTTGGTGATATTGTTATAGTTCCGTTTATGGATAGCTATGATCTTGTAGTTCTTAAGACAGTCGCTATCTGTGAATATGGG GTTCGCACGGTATCTGCAAATTATATCATGAAATGTGATGATGACACATTTGTAAGGATAGATGCGGTGGTGAAGCAAGCAAAGAAAATACCCAGCAATAGGAGCCTATATGTAGGGAATATAAATTACTATCATAAGCCCTTGCGTGAGGGTAAATGGGCAGTGACATATGAG GAATGGCCAGAAGAAGATTATCCACCTTATGCGAATGGACCTGGCTACATTGTGTCATCTGATATTGCACATTTTGTTGTATCCGAGTTTGAGAGTCGCAAGCTAAGA CTGTTCAAGATGGAGGATGTGAGTATGGGAATGTGGGTAGAGCAGTTCAACAGCTCAAGGCCCGTGGAGTATATTCACAGCTTTGGGTTCTGCCAATTCGGGTGTATTGATGAGTACCTCACAGCACACTACCAGTCTCCTAGGCAGATGATCTGTCTGTGGGACAAATTGCAACAACAGGGAAGACCTCAGTGCTGCAATatgagatga